Sequence from the Montipora foliosa isolate CH-2021 chromosome 12, ASM3666993v2, whole genome shotgun sequence genome:
AACAAGAAGTAAGGACGTTACAATAGATGTTGCCAAAATACTACATTCTTGAAAATTTAATATGGGTTAGAACatacagtaccgctcgaaaTTATTTGTGCATTTGCCGCGGTTCTGACTAGATGAAACCACAGGTTCAATCTCCAGTTTGACTGAGGTAAAACATCGTCTACGGTAACCGAAAGCCAAGGTTTCACCAAgattttttccggttgatttacGCCGCGGTTAAGAGAGGACGCAGTATGCTTAATATTTGGAGCAGATGCTATTGtagaaatttgcatattctggtGGATCAATCGCAGCGATAATTAGTATGCGTATTTTCCGTATTTACAACCTGCGATGTTTGGCACATTCAATTGTAATAAAGTCGCTTTAATAAAAGCGTtgatagtttttctttttccagcaaaCGACAAGATTTCTAAAAGTTCTTCGAGATCTGTTTAATACAGATGTTATAAAGATCAGCAGAAATTCTATCAAGAAATTTACACATGTTTGGGAAAACTTGTCTTAATGGTGACGCCGCTCGTCGAGCGGCCGCCTTTGAAAGATTTACGAAAGTCATTTCGATCTGATGGAACGAAAGATGGAAGAAAACTGTTAACTTTACAAGTAATTGTCAGCCGTTCGGGAACATTGCTCTCAATTTGTTACAAACTTGTGAAGCAGTTTGAATCGAACAACGTATTTCATGAGCTATCGCTCTCACTTCTGTGACGGAAGCATGCAGCTTAGTTTATTTACGTTTGAACTCGTCTATCGTGTTATCGCTGAAGCATTAATTTAAGTTAATCTTAACAATTCAGAGGAAtgaatatttctgaatttcaagctcaACTGCTGAATTACCTGCCACTTAATATTTTGAATCAGAAATGATTGTAATAAACGCGCGAAAAGGAGTGGTCAGGAGTTGCTTAAGAAACTTCGGGAACACAGTTACGGTTCTTCGCTGGTGTAATCTTTGAGTCATTCCATGTTGTAGTAAGGTTTAGTTTAAAGTTGGAGCTTTTCAACAACTATCCAgtaaacatttctatttggactGGATGCAAAATTTGAAGTGCTTTTGATTCTAAATATATCTCGGCCTGCACTGGTGGCGACTTAAGTTACGCATAATCCACacagttttttaaaagaaatgtccTTTTACCCCTTTGGGAGAACTGTTCATCATGATAGCGAAAAGCTTACAAATTATTAAACATAAAGATGTAAGAATTAGGCATTATGAAAGGTTATCAACATTCTCTGTTCTCAGCTGTCACTGTGAAATGATATGAACATATTAAACAGGCTTTCATGACAGTGCGTTGTGTTGCGTTGGTTTGTTTCTTTACGTTGGGGAGCTAGGTGTGataatattaaacaatgcttTGCAAAGTACCATTGTTTTCTTGCGGCACATTACCTTAATTAAGTCTGCCGCGGCATTCGGTTGCTTTCGTCTTTGCCTCGGTTGTGGTTTTCGTCCAACCTAGGTGATTTCGCGGTAAACACTATtggcaaagacgaggtattaCCACATGCAAATGCGCTAATAGTTTCGAGCGGTACTGTACCATCCCGTTTCGATCATTGCAAATATGCAAGTATGttgaataatatatagatttagccaagcctaaaagcggagctcccggcttgtttattcttactggctgtaggattagtgaaaatgaaaggctttggaactgtccggtccgccttttggttttcccggaaattgcttaattatgtcattttcttcgctgcctaactagtgaattccacggttaatttcacctgaaaaaccgactgatcgcatgaatcacgaagggatgagtgtgatatcggtttttccaccgaaatctactgttgaactcaccagttaggcaattaatttttcttgaatcgcaagagtttgaaaagaaaacaaacaaatcctcagcaagcgaacggaaaaggaaagaagccatttcagagtcgactgtcaaaggccagcgaataggaatcacgctaaaattagaactcacagacgtactatagctcgtgatgtgacagatcgtacgttatttattccactttatctctgaaaacgagatcatttacattttgatgtacttcattgaaacacgccagcttggcttagaaccagaatcggctagaaaggacaaacttcaaacaagatctccaacaaattacctgtatgtgctctaaacaaacttctgaaaacacaagctggtgatatttctccttactttttacgagaactcattgcgattacatgtgtagaacataagtgcaaaattttcttgtcactgtcgaggcacatcgaaaaacaattaggcaagcggagtaaaaaaacttcttgttcgctcgcattttaaagccaaacaaaccagcaaaagatcgattatttctgtccaaaaagagtacagatgattgttatttaattccagttaacaataaaaattcgagtttcattcccgagcaaaggaaaaaacgactaaacaactttttagaaatgtgcatccacttgaaataactcatccgtagaaataacacacggtttagtgtccaagaaaagaatttgtggagtaagttcttccaccaactttaagctattactggtttaccgttttgtcgttctcgttctctttctctcttctttcgtttctgctcttctgtcataggccgtccaggcatcttgcaaccttagtagattcaaaattaaaaatcttaacacataccaaaaactgcaattcagagcaaaaagcagcccaaaacaaattcaaaataaacatacagctttaagtttatatcgctccaatgcttgacttgaataactacgtagccaccagtgtcctgaccacagctatattatgttaaacctggactgaaaccagcgaaaaatgcaagaaaaatatattttccaattaaaccgtacctgaacacgaaaagcatcgactgtcaagagctttgctgacgtagcgtggctgtgtagcagcatcgagccacagaaagagcgcgaaaattaagcctcggtcaggtgtgtgtgagtgtctgacctggcttgggcctgcgatccaatcaacaaccagtccctggtcagcggtcaacttcaaaaaaaacagctgacctcgataaggtctaacttgagcccgctatatagtcacatgatactggtcagcggataccttgttttgacaggtgtcaattgaccataacattgatgtccaatatcaaagatgtatgctgtaaactagttagtgtcaaatgtagtattgcctcctggaactttaattagcccgtggtatggttacgtgtactggtcacattggcatacatgaaggggcggacgtacgtacgtacgtacagactctcatgacgtcatggctataaaaccaaattttctcacatcgatgggttaccatattttcttaactatggtgctccgtgcgcgcggagctccgctaaaaataaTATTCTGATGTTCCATGATAAGTACACTAAGATGGACAATATACTTGCTGAGGATTTCCCATGAAAGTGAATAAGGAATGATTCTGGTACATTGTTAATCAATGCTCTCTACCACAAATAATGTTGTCAACACTTTGATGCAGTGAGGATCAATCTGCAAAAGGGGAAGGGGTGACGCTTTAGTTGATGTCAGTTCCTATGGTGGCAAGGAGAcaaataaaaaaactttgtgTGATCGCACAATAAGACAGTTCCTATGGCGGTATTTTCAACATCTCATGGGAGAGGGGGGCACTGCAGTCCCCAAATCCCCTTCCCTGAATCCACTACTGAAATATGTGTTTAATGCTTCACTTATCATTTGTTCAAGAGCTCAGATGTTCTGAAGACCTTTCCCAGATGTGGGTACAAACCTTCGTGCAAGAGGTCATAATGTGCAATGGAATTGTATTCGAGACAGCATCagaaagttgtgtcctgaagaAATCTTAATGCGGGCATTACAACTTACAGCAGTCAGACGCAGAACTTACTTTGTCCAGGCACCTCTTTCACTGTGGCATATCGATGGAAACCACAAATTAATAAGGTAGCTACTGTATGTTGCGGGTGATCGCAAATCTTTATCTCTTTGGGAAACTGGCATGATCATGCTGTCAAGAGTCATAATATCTGATAAACTTTTTTCTATGTAAGGAAAATTTGGTTGCTTTATCCAAGAAATGTTACTCATTCACCAAAGAAGAGCAAAGCTCAACAGGTAGTTTGGCactattttttgcaaaattatttACTTAATAATTGCTGTACCTTTTAAATGTTCTCCTAGAAAATTGAGTGTAATGTGTCCACCGTCTCTAAAATGTTGGTCTTTCTGTGCCTTTGGATGATTCCTATCAAGCAAGTTGTAGGTGGGGGTTTGTAATACATGGTGGCATAGATGGATACTCAAGGCATATCATGTACTTGCACTGGAGTTGTAACAACAAAGCACCTACTGTCCTTCAACTTTTTAAAACTGCAGTTGAAGAAAATGGCTTGCCTACAAGAGTACGGGCTGACCAAGGAGTGGAAAACGTGGATGTCGCCTGGTATCTACTAACGCATCCAGACAGAGGGCCAGATCGTGAAAGTTTTATAGCTGGAAGAAGTTGCCATAATCAGCGAATTGAGCGTTTATAGAGAGATGTTTTCTCAGGTTGtacattcattttctttaacCTCTTTGACCATATGGAATCTGAGGGGCCTTTGGACATTGACAATGATCTACACGTGTTTGTTTTAAAATACGTGTTTCAGGCACGAATAAATGCCCATCTTCGAGAGTTTACAGAAGGGTGACATCATCACCCTCTATCCAGAGAGGAAAACATGTCTCCAATTCGTCATTATCTGCAGAGCAAGCACAACTATTGTTATGTtgaaagtacatgtactgtttCTAATCCACACTGCACGTTGGCACAGGAGTAATTTCGAATAATGCTAGTTGGTCCAGGTCTGTTTGTTCTGAAATAGTTCTTTTTATCTGGCATTTCTTCACAGTTTGAAATAATTATCTAATTTATTACTTTTCAACAATATCAAGAAGACCTATCTCAAGTAATtcatatttttttccatttggATAAACTTTGCTGGAACATTTCATTCTTATGATAGAAACCGAACAACAAGAAAAATGTGTATTGTGGTTATGACTACAAAAGTACAGTCCAAcctgctataataataataataataataataataataataatcatgcaTCTTATATAGCTCATCTATCCATAACAATGATCAGTGCGCttagaataaaaatatagatgaaattaaaactaaaaaataaaaatatatacatgtagaaaAATAATGTTCAATGTCAAAAGTAACTATGTTTGAAAAGGTACGTCCTGAGCTTCTTCTTGAAAATATCAATCGACGTGGATGTTTTTAATTCCATTGGAAGAGAGTTCCACAAGCGTGGGGCAGCGATGGAGAAGGCTCGTTTTCCATAAGACTCCAAGTTGTAATTAGGAGTTTCAAGCAGACATTTTGAACCAGAGCGCAGGTTTCTCTGTGGAGTATAGTCTTGTATATATTGAGGGGCCAATTTTGCTCGAGCTTTAAAGGTCAGGAGCAGAATCTTAAACACAATTCTATTATTGATTGGCAACCAATGAAGTTTCTTCAGCACTGGACGAATATGGTCACGTTTATTGGTACCCATAATTTAGCGTGCGGCACTGTTCTGTACATATTGAAGTTTCTGTAACAGATTCTTAGGGAGACCAAGTAGTAGAGCATTGCAATTGTCAAGTCTACATGTAACAAGTGCAATGACAACAGTTTCTGCTGCGTGCTGAGGTAGATCTTTCCTGACTTTCCTGATATTCCTAATGTGAAAAAAGGCAGACTTGCAGATAGTAGTGATCTGCTGCTCCATATTAAGATTCTGATCCAACATCACACCAATATTTCTCGCACATTCTCAGGGATTGATGACTTCATCCCCAACAGCTATAGAACGTAAGGATGGTATTTCTATGTGCTTTGGGTGAACGACCAAAAGTTCAGTTTTGTCGTCATTTAATTTTAGAAAATTTGAAGCCATCCATTTCTTTATCACAAGGACGCATTGTTCGATAGAAGACTTTGCAACCTCAATACTTTCATGATCATTAGACTGGAAAGATAAGTAGAGCtgcgtgtcatcagcatacatgtgaTATGATATATTATGCTGTCGAACAAGATCACCGAGTGGAGAGATGTACATGGTAAGCAAGATTGGTCCAAGGACCGAGCCTTGCGGGACACCAAAAGGTAAACTATGCCAGGGCGAAGTTTTGGCGTTAACTACAACAGCTTGACAACGGTCAGATAAGTAAGACTCGAACCACTTGAGTGCTTTCTCCTCTATACCAAATCTAAAAGACAGTCTATGCAGCATGATGGAATGATCGATAGTATCGAATGCAGCGCTGAGGTCCAACATAAGAAGAATTACCGAGCATCCACTGTCAAGAGCCATGAGTAAATCATTCTGGACATGGACTAACGTTGTTTCTATACTATGTTGTTTCTTATAAGCAGATTGATAGATGTCGCTCAGATCATTCTTTTCAAGGTGACTTTCTCAACTATCTTTGAAATGTAAGGGAGGTTAGACACAGGTCGATAGTTCTTCAGGATCTCAGGGTTCAGAGACGCCTTCTTTAATATAGGTGTAACAACAGCATCCTTAAACTGTTGAGGAATGGTTGACAAAGACAGGGAAAGATTCACAATGTTAGTAATAGCTGGTAGCAACACTTGTAGACACTCCTTCAGAATCGAGGTAGGTAAGGGATCAGAGATGACTTAATCAGCTTCTCAATCTCAGATGAAGTAACATGATTAAATTCAACGAAATTAAGGAGAGTAGAGGCTGCTGGAATAGTTCGGTGGTCGTCATCACCATACGTAGATAGACCATTACGGATACTCACAATTTTGTCAGTGAAAAAAGTTGCAAACTTTCCAGGAAGATCATCGGGTGGAAGTGATGGTAATTGAGGTGTGGCTTTACGATTTGTGACCATCTACGGgaaggtgatgacacgggcacgcgtgcatgacacggcacgctgagcgtgacatacaacacggcatatgcgcatatttaatgagtagcacaatagatGTCACGGTGGCTTTTGTTGTGCACACTGAGACACTCCAAGCCTTTTGTTTAGCGTGGCGTGTTGCATGTCAGATGCGTGCCAAAACAGGCACCGTaaattgcaaaagtaatgcaaacgaaattcgtggaaattcgtcctttgttctcgcgaattttccacgaaaagtcATCGAATTTTCGATCGATTTTTCGTAGGGTTTGAAGTGAAAAATTCACGATCTTTCTCGAAAATTCCAGATAGCAAAACCTAGCATAGCGAAGTAACAAATTTTCGAGGTAACcaaacgaaaattcgagatTGAATCGGCGGccgccatcaacaacatcgCTGAAGAAGCGTATGTACGCGTAAATAAACGCATTAGGGTTAGCGTAAATAAAGTCGTATCGTAAATAGATTCAGTGATCCGACAGTTTAATCGGCTATTTCCAACGAAAAAGAAATGATTGcctcacacaacaaaaactggGATTGCTTCACAAACAAGAGTTTGTTGTAGAGCttacacattgtgaaatgacGGCAGAAAAGAATCATCGTGGCAAATTcgaacttggcaaatttttgtccagaaaataCGTGGGAATGTTCGAGAAGAGCAAATaaagagcgaaatttcgctcaattTTTTGAGGTCATTTATCGAACAGAGCGATTTTTTGCACGAAAATTCGAAGTCAATTTTCGTTCCGAGGGAattttcgttcgaaatttcACGTAGTTGGAAACAATAGGCCTTGAGAATTATCACgacttttcgttgaaaattcTCTTCCATCGAAAATTCGATAttttttcgtcgaaaagccaTGAAAAGCTGCGAATTTCGGCGAAatacgtttgcattacttttgcacaatactgtattctGCGGGATTTTGCAGCTATTTCCGCAGGTAAGTCGACCCTCACTCGGCTTTGGGAGTAGCGTGTTATTCTTGGTTTTTAGCGAGCGTTTTGGCGCAGCGGTCGTGCAATTTCACTCACTCCGTGCCTTTTTACGCGGTGCTCGATTTTACTTTTGCTGACATgctcttttgtttggtataacacactctattgtttacaacttGTAGTATCAGacataagaaaattttaatgaggcgttcattacgacacggcactcccgtgttaaagaaattttcttttgtctagcgtgctaaaatagcgtgcccgtgtcatctcgtttttgttggttttcccctGGACAGTCACATTTAATAAATGATCCATTATCTTGTATAATGCCTTTTGGTTTGCACGATTTTCATCAATGATAGATGTGTAGTAATCAGACTTACTTGATGATATCAACAACTGAACACGCCTACACTGCAGTAGATATGCATTATAATCATCCAAGCTCTTAGTCTTGCGCCAGCGACGTTCAAGCTTTCTACGCAATTTCTTCCCGGCATCGATTTTGTCAGAATACCACGGGGCAGACGCTCTCGCAGTAATAACCTTGGTCTTTTCAGGGGCGTGCTTGTTTAGAATATCTTGAAGTGTAGTATTATAGTGATTGATAAATGCTGAGAGATCTTTGGCTGGTGTAATAGCAAGACATGCTTGAAGGTCACTAGAAAAGGAAGCCAGATCGATCCAACGGAGTTTCCGGTAAAGAATCCTCGTCGTTTCTCTGGGAGGTTTAGCAAGAGGCAGTACACTATGAACTGCAAAGTGATCGGATAGACCCATGTCATGTACATGGATATCTGAGAGTGTACAATCAGATGACCTGGTAATTAGTAGATCTAGTGTATGCTGACTGCGGTGTGTTGGGGAATGAACATGTTGAATCAGACCGAACGATTTAAGAAGACGTTGAAATTTAGAAGCGCTAGGTACTTCAGGTTGATCCAGGTGGATATTAAAGTCGCCAGTTATCAGCAAGAGACTTCCAAAAGTTGACAAACGCTCCAATAAACCAGAGAA
This genomic interval carries:
- the LOC137980865 gene encoding uncharacterized protein, with product MTLTPIQASLHPPLSSQTWNELKSLNLLSSRRGQRGRDHLRCLSRQPFSDRLDNQQCNSTANSLNSSNASNIPVDTFNIRNDLHNQKQQRSLNQQLNFCLFNSRSVRNKILSVKDYTVDYDIDIFALTETWLEPGDSDRLLIEELIPSGYRFLHNPRSIGRGGGVGMLFKNSLRVKQEETIVTDSFEYMQIICNTSTKSFRIIVIYRPPDGSFANFCLDFSGLLERLSTFGSLLLITGDFNIHLDQPEVPSASKFQRLLKSFGLIQHVHSPTHRSQHTLDLLITRSSDCTLSDIHVHDMGLSDHFAVHSVLPLAKPPRETTRILYRKLRWIDLASFSSDLQACLAITPAKDLSAFINHYNTTLQDILNKHAPEKTKVITARASAPWYSDKIDAGKKLRRKLERRWRKTKSLDDYNAYLLQCRRVQLLISSSKSDYYTSIIDENRANQKALYKIMDHLLNVTVQGKTNKNEMTRARYFSTLDKRKFL